The genomic segment acattggtaTCTTTCTGGGATCAGAAGCCAGCTTATTGTCTTTAATTAGAGCAAAAGCCTAGCTAGTCACACTAGGCAACGAACCCTATCAGAGCCCATGCTGTGGATTAGATCCCAGAAGTGCTAGAAACTTGGTTCAGCTGAATTGTACATTTTGTAGACTTAAACTCTACAGCATTTTTCTCATAGGTTAAGAGATACCAGTGCACCTTTGAGGGCTGCCCTCGCACCTACAGCACTGCTGGGAATCTGCGCACTCATCAGAAGACACATCGTGGGGAATACACATTTGTCTGCAATCAACAAGGTTGTGGCAAGGCCTTCCTTACCTCCTATAGTCTCAAGATTCATGTCCGAGTGCACACTAAGGAAAAGCCGTTTGAGTGTGATGTGCAGGGCTGTGAAAAGGCATTCAATACACTGTACAGGTAagagcccttccatgcagctctGTTGTCTTGCATGGCAGATGGTTACCACTGTTTTTCATATCAAATTCAGTTCTTGTTTGAGCACCCTGGCTGCAGTTTTTGGGAGTGGATCCTTCTCCCAGCTCCAGACCCAATCCTGCTATAGAATCTCAAATCCGCCTAAAGATCCTCTTCCATCAAAACCAAGAACTGGGAGAGCAGCATTTGTGACATTATCattaattatttgtgttgcagtagaAGTAGTTGTGTGGTCCCCTTTGTGCTCAGCATTGTTCAAACACCTAGCGTTTTCGGACATTTTTGATTTGTGTACTGCACTCCTTTATAAACACTCTGTTAGtccataaggtgccacaggactctgtcgctttatAAACACTGATATTGATAAATTTAATGAACAAACAGAATTTGTTAAGCCTTTGAACCTGTCTTGTGGTCCTTGTTATATGGCTCATTAGCCTTGCTGTGCTGCATGTGGTAAGAGGGATTTCTTTGGAATGCTTTGCAGGTTGAAAGCACATCAGAGGCTTCACACAGGAAAAACGTTTAACTGTGAAAGCGAAGGCTGCAGTAAATACTTCACAACACTCAGCGATCTGAGGAAGCACATTCGAACACACACAGGAGAAAAGCCATTTAGGTAAGTCGCTAGAGGGCAGTTTCCCCTCTTCTGTGGGGAGAATGGCAGGTGAGTTTGGTAACTGACAGTCTGTGCGAATCAGTGGAGTGACTACAAAGAAGAGGCTTGTTGTAAGAATCTAGAGACAAACTGCAtgaaatattttcacttttaGTCCAGTGAGGGAAGCTAGATACACGAGCATATCTGTACTGCCGCTTTTTCGGTTGGCGAGAAGAGGACGGCGTTGCAGTTGCTTGCACCAAATGGCTCTGTTGCCAAATAGATCAGGCTGGCCAAGCTGCTATGAGGAGCAGCACATCTACAAAATCTGTTGTTTTTTCCCTGCTATGGTGGAAAGTGTAATCCATAAAAAATGGTGATCGCAataaatggctttgtttactCTTTTATATTTTGCTGTCACATTGTAATCTGTGCAGCGTGTGCAGCCAGATACCTCCCAATAGCTGCTATTAACAGAGTTTAAATCTGGAGCATCCTGCAGTTCAGTCAAGCACCCAATGGGACGCATGACTTCGCATTATACCTGATATATCCAAGAAGTCTGCTGCTAACTTTTCTCTGTTTGGTGCTTCACTCAGGTGTGATCATGACGGCTGTGGAAAGGCTTTTGCTGCAAGCCACCACCTTAAAACACATGTTAGGACACATACTGGTAAGTCTGGAGGGATCTCTTCTCTAACTGAGCCTCTTTTGTTTATACAAACTTTCATAAGCCTAATAATGCTTATACCTGTAGTCTACAGAGCAGCACAGCAAGGGCATTTAATGGCATGATCTGCCTTTCAGGTTtcagttatttatttgttttatttattcagaTGTAAGGAACAATAAAAAAGATGTCAAGGCACCTTGACATTTAATCTTTCAACATCATAATACATCCAGCagcatttaataaaaacaaactttcAGATGGGAACAAATTAACTCAACTCAGCCAGCCAGTGAATCCACTACAAAAGACATCTTTCCAGTTCCTGTTGTCTTCTAGAACAAATTCTCAACCTTCTCCAGAAACCATAGCAAATAAACCAGTACTGTACCAAAAGTGGTGAGCAAttaataattcatttaatattttaattagctGCCTTTCTTGTTTCCTATCTCAGGGTAGTGAACAATAGAAAAATATCCCTTCAATTTAAATTTGGCAGCTATTGAATTTCACCAGCACACCTCACAAATGCCGCAATAATGACGTGTAAAACTTAAATATTCACCAACTCACTTGACAAATTTGGAAACTTCTATTTCTAAGGCTATTATGCTGCACCCAGGAAGTGACACTAAAGCTGTTAGTAGGCTGTTCAGACGTTCCCACAGGTCCTACATTCCTTGTTTACTCTTTTCAGCATAACATTGAGTGTGAGGTTCTTTATATGGTGGAATTCATCTTGGACCATTGAAATGTGGGTATGTTATGGAAATTCTCCCTGAGAGTTGCTGTTGCAAGCTTGACTCTATGCAGCAACCTGTACAAGACATTCAAACTTGAGTATGTCTTTATGGGAGGCGATGTCCCTTTTTTCTTACCGAGTTATGGGtggttgtgataattgggcctacaaatttaccctaattttgAACTCAACTGTAAAAAATGTGTAAGTTCATTATAtcgtcacaataacctataacaacaaatgttgatgggaaaaggtaggaaagggagacagactgagttagcccaaacaaaaaggcctaatATAATTCAAGGATTGTGTTAAAATGATGCATGGTAAACAAGAAGAGTGTGGAACCTTATTTTGGCTAGTAGGTcttaattggtggacaaaataacaaGGGGAAGCTTTATTCCACGCATCGCTCCCTTTTtgagtccttaaagaaagagactttggggtgaGAAATTGGCTACTGGAGCGAGTGTCACCGTAATGCCTGTGATCCATgttaaaagcgacaaagagtcctgtggcaccttatagactaacagatgtattggagcataagctttcgtgggtgaatacccacttcgtcagatgcatgatacccctttgatacttgtgATCCATGTTGTCTGCTGGAGTCCTGGACCTTTTTCATCCTAAActtgagagatgtcctgaccagactgggcctgAGAGAGGGGTACCCAGATGACATCTCCAGCATCTCTGGCTAAAGGCCAAacatcacctgggatgtgagactccTCTGCCTGTTCCttcccccaccttatttcttttctttcctatgtCTATCCTTTTGTCTTCTGTTTAATAAAAGTCTGGCTTAGCCacccaagactgtatattttgcgACACTGCTGTGAACCCGTGATCAGAAAAAGGCAGCTAAATGCAATATgctaaacagcctgatgctgatACAAATTTGCCAGGTCTTAGAGTGGCTGGTAAGATCGTGTGCTATGCCTGTTTTTCAGCAATGAaattgcaagtgaaagtcaacatcAAAGACACAATCTGtattttctgttctttttgttccccttttatgtgtgtttgtcttgttatgTCTTCTAGGAAACGGaattggactttaacaacagcagcaataacaacagctccagcccatttcaactaacttcttctctttttcccaaaaggacagttatcatctttgataccatctaagagactgtcaaatggGGGTTTTTCCTTCTagaaactctctccagctaaagggaaagggaacaagggatgttgttaaaatgaaagccttactttaTGTTTcagatgctttaactgttttccattattttctgtatctttaataaaatgttacaaAGGATTGTTAATGTTGTGTTTGCCATGGGAGGACTGAGCAGGCAGAGGTCTCTTTataccaaaccttgtttaaaactattcagtgttggacagtgactgggttatgttaacacctttggcctatatattccatctaaagTAATACAACGGTGGTTGAAGTAAGAAGTACAGAGTAGTGGGAGAAGAGCTGAAGCAGTTAGAGCACTTAAAATACTCTTGCCAGCTTACCGGTTTCTTTTCCCATATTTTAACTAGTGCCATATCTTGGACGATGATTCTGACTTAAGCAAAATGGTGTATTGTAAAGAGATGTCTAAACTTTTGTACAAATCAGTGTGGTGTTTTGTGCTTCTTGTAGGAGAGAGACCCTTCTTCTGTCCCAGTAATGGCTGTGAGAAGACTTTTAGTACTCAGTATAGTCTCAAGAGTCACATGAAAGGTCACGAGAAAGGACACTTATATAATGCACTTCCCAATAACAACGTATCTGAGGTCAGTagctttctctttttttctttagagCTTTTGTGGTAGATTGGAACAAAACCATATTTTGGGGAGAAGTTCCTGAGGCAATAAAGTGTGTGCAACATTGTGCTAAGCGTATTCGGTGCACCGCTCCCACTGGAAATTGGTGGGATTTTGGTGCTTAGCTCCTTCAGGCACCTCTGAAATTCCCAGCCTTAAACTTCAAAATAAATCGTGCCTAATCAAGGAACAaaatcagggtggattgatttaaatcagagcTGTTTAAGTCACTGATTTTTAGTTATGAttaaaatcagcaagcaggaaaccttgatttaaataatatttttaattgtgtttttgcatttatactttttagttattttcctaaataaAGGTTAAttttcattggttggtaaccattaaaacatgttgttttgtaattaaatatagcctttacactaaattggGGCTTCTTTTTGCAAACTAGAATATGGTAtatgtgtaaaaagcaacaaagagtcctgtggcaccttatagactaacagacgtattggagcataagctttcgtgggtgtacACATTTGTTTATGTAATTATGTATAGCTTAACCTACATTTATTcaaattcttaattttttattttttaatttaggaTGTGGTGGCTTTTGCATTTCTTATTTTCTAGAttaatttttacttgtgatttgtgtcacgcttttcatagattcatagattctaggactggaagggacctcaagaggtcatcgagtccagtcccctgcccgcatggtaggaccaaatactgtctagaccatccctgatagacatttatctaacctactcttaaatatctccagagatggagattccacaacctccctaggcaatttattccagtgtttaaccaccctgacagttaggaactttttcctaatgtccaacctagacctcccttgctgcagtttaagcccattgcttcttgttctatccttagaggctaaggtgaacaagttttctccctcctccttatgacacccttttaaatacctgaaaactgctatcgtgtcccctctcagtcttctcttttccaaactaaacaaacccaattctttcagggTTTGAattgaaattcaaattcaattaaaaatgcaaaaaagccgcattttaatttttttatttaataaaactaccttaaatgcaCTTGAAACATAAACAAAGTGTATCAAAAAAATTGCCAAATATATTTTGCGTTTAAAatgaactgatttattaaacaaaggaaatattatctgtagttagtgaattaaactgattgtttctggtcaccatgtccttcaagattttagactGAGTAGACCTCATTGtttcacacctagtttttattcatagattggaagaggaaaacaaggtttcctgctttttcaactcctaattggtttcttaactttgaatcaGTCATTGAACTGATATAGTTGAATACATTGAGGTGAAGAAAACATTCTCTGTAccagcagaagaggctactgctgtcaaaagctggtttaacacttcagcaaactctgattccaggtgcttagccagtgactttcaCTAGTTCAGTGGCttggactttctttaaaacttggcaggaAATATGTactaaatattatttattgtattcaATTTAAATTATAAGAAGTTTTGGCTTTGAGATAAGTTGTcaatttcagatttaattttaaatagatttcttttttaaatcactgattttatcTACCCTGAACAAAATAGCCTGACAAGCTGTGTAGATGCCTGTACCTCTAAAGAAAGTGATCTAAAATACTGTGGAATGTCCAGTATTGCTGACACTGATTTAAATACATAACTGCAGTTGTATTCCTCTTCAGGATACAAACCACTCACTTTGTCTGAGCGACTTAAGCCTCATATCCACAGATTCGGAACTGCGGGAAAACTCTAATACAGTAAGTAACCATGCCTCTCCCATAATTTGAGATTTCGTCTTTATTATAGAGTGTTTGCCCCATCCAGAGGAATACAGGGTTTAAGTATTAAAAACTGGTTGGTTTTGTTTCACTTGCTCTGTCCTTTGGCATTATCTGCTTTTGGTCCCCATTTTGTTCCTGTTGTCTGGGCATGGCCTCTCTAGTGAGAGGGGCATTGCAACGACTTACTCTAGGAATGATACCAGTGCAGTTGAGTGGATTTTTTTGGCAGAATGCATTACATCATGTGCTGACAAATGCATGCACTTCCTACACAGCCCTTCTGATTCCTTTCCTGCAGTTGGATTTCACCATCTGTCATTATGAAATATTGCTGCAATCCTATTGGGTGAATTTGGCATATACAATGCATCTGATTCTGACTACTGAGGCAGAGGCCGGTAATTGTAATACTACATATGATTTTAACTTTTTCTTCACAATATTGTTTCTGTTAAACGGGGACAATTCCTTTAAAAGCAAAGCAATCCTAGTGTTCTGTTTCAGTGAATTAGTAACATTTTATGTGGGCAGAAGTAAATTAGGCTGGATACAACAATGtagaaataatttcattttaagtCACTTGAGAGCCAGAGATCTAACTCTGACCAGCTCTGAGCTGTTTGGTTAACGGTAGCTGGATAGTTTGTGAAATGGGTAACCTGTTTATATATCTACACATTGTATGCTTTTTGCTCTGGTTTGGGGGAATCTGTGTCTAGGGAAGAACCCATTGCAAAGACTTCAGGCAGAAATAGACAGAAGAAAACATTAAATCGAGCTTGTCCTTTTGGCACTTGCAGCTAGTTAAGAGCCTTATGTTGGAGTCAGAATTAGCACCATTTGCTTGTACTGCCGTAGTCTCGACCATTTGGCTTTTCCCTCCCCAGCCATTTCTGTAACTTGCATTTTGCATCTATTGGTGGAATCGTATACTAAGGCTATAACTGGCTGTGACACAATCACTTAATTAGGTTGCCTCCAGGTGTTGCTGAAAGAGATTGCATCCTTTTGCAAGTTTATCTGGGAAGAGACTTGTAGGTGCTTGTAGAAGTCTGTGCAGGAAGTAATTCCACCTTGCTGGCATCTCAAGCACAGACTTTTGGTTGTTTGTTGTAAATGTCCCCGTAACCTGAAAACAGACTTTCTAATTCAGCAGAGGGAAAAGGAAGGATTTTTCTCCGGAACTAGCAGTGTTCCTTTAAACTCTAACCTTATGGCAAAACGGTTCCCATCTAGTGGGGAATGTGGCCATAACTAAATCTTGCATAGAGAAGAATTAGACACTATTGAGGGGCTGGTATCTTTTAGTGGCGCTGGCTCCTGGAGCCATTTAACAAATCCTGTTCCAAGAACAGTTCTGACATTACAGGTAACACTGGTGCACAGACTAGGAGGTAAACTAAGCAGAGCCATGAAGGCTTGTGCATAAGAAAGTTTCCCAAATGATAGGGGTAAAACTGATATAAACAATTCTAATGTTTCAGATTCTACCCAAGTATTACAAACAACAAGGGGTTAAAATGAAATACAGCTACAGAAGAATAGTTAAGTGTCCTTTTAAGGGGTTTGTTAAGTTCAGGGTTATGCTTAAGTTCTCTATAAAGGCTTGTTCATTTGATTGGTGAATTTGTGTCATGGCTAATGCTAGCTAACTTGCATCTTTCATGCTGTGTGCTAGTTGCATAAAGTACAAAGTACCCTGCCCTTTCTGAGGGTGGCCCATTAAAATAACTGAGCAAACGATTGCAACATACATATGCTAGATGACTGGCATTTATGCAAATAGTTTATTAAGATTGGGGAGCTGTTGTTATCTAacacttctctctcctttttctcctccccaGACACATGGACGAGATCTTAGCACAATCTCACCAGCAAGCATTTTTGAATCTATGTTCCAGAGCCCAGATCATACAGCAAATCAGGAAGATTCTCAACAGACAGGTACACTTTGTATCTGTGCAATTTGAGAGACCTTCCCGCCTATCCGTGCAGACAGCTAATTCCATTTATGCGTCTCAGACTGAGAATTATTGCCTAGTGGATAATATAAAGCCTTAGTAGAAACCAGACAGGTGTCTCTTTGAAAGGGCTGGTGGGGAGCATCGCcagtttaatttattttgatttttaaagtaaatagtATTCATAGTCTATGGAGTGTTGGGACAGTGTCACTAGAACTGAGATCATGTTTGCAGCAGCTTTGTGTGTCATCCTATGGCACTGAAAATGGTGCTGCTGGGCTTATGTTCCTTATAAACTCCTCTGTAGTAGGTTTCCTCTTGGAGCAGGCATTTATGGCTGAATGAATGAAACCATCTGTAGAAGGGAGTTTATAATAGAAATACTTTCAGCTCCTGAGAGCTAATGGCTCTAACAGGAGTACAGTGTTATTGGCTTCCTAAATTTAGATATAGAAAGGTCCCTGTCCTGGCTACCTAAAATGTCCCTATTTCACTGGCTTGCGTTAATGAGTTTTGTACAAGGCTTTGACTATGAAAAGCATTGTTATTGGCATTCTATTAGCTAGAGGGCAAGTTAGCCTTAGTTTCTCAAGGTTCAGTGAATAGCAGTTTTTCTGGACCATGTGAGACTTGGTGTATTCATATTTCTTCTTTACTTTGTTTCCTTTGGCAGCTGCCTTGATTGAAAGTTTTAACGGTGATGCAGACTCAGTAACTACTGTTCAGCCTTCTGTAGGAGATTCAGCATCTTTATCTCTCCCACTTGTACTGCAGCTTGGCATCTCCGAGCCTTCTCACCCAGCACTACAAAcctccgcaccccctccagctcccacctCCATAGGAACCAGTTCACAGCAAGCTGCGTTTGGAAATCCTGCGACGATTTTACAGTCCCCAGAAGTGCCTGTTCCTCACAGCACACAGTTTGCAGCCAGTCACCAAGACTTTCTGCCGCACACTCAGACACCACCACAGCCCATTGTACAAGGACTTTCAGTGGTTGCCGGAGCCTCTGCTCCAGCAGCATCGAGTGCCACTGAGCCTCTGCCGGCTGTGGTTCAGTCTGTGCCTGTGGGTGCGAACTCTGTTCTGACAAGTAACCCGACTATAACAATTACTCCATCTCAGAGCACTGCTATTCTGCAGTCCAGCATAGTCATGGGAGAACAGAACTTACAATGGATTTTAAATGGTGCCAATGGATCTCCCCAAAATCAAGAACAAATGGTTAGTATTTGCCATAACATTGCTGAAAGACTGTTCAAAACATTCATGTTCCTCACATAGTGCAGGGGGctgttttttaatagaaaaatgtctaactttagtataTTGGAGAGGTACAGGATTCAATCCCATCCCAGGTGTGTCTGCTTCAGTCTTGGGTAGTGGTGATGTGAATGGCTCTGTACAGATCACAAAttgacaatccctgccctgaagaacttaaaaGGTGGTTACGAAGGAGAAAATGTCTGGAAAATCCAGAGATGAGGAAGATTTAGTGGgttgttttcttcttcttattGTCTGACAAACTCCCTTGTATAGGCCTCACAGAGGACGTGGACTTGCTTCACCTGGGGCATTGCAGTGTGAGGCCTGAGAGTAACTTGTATTTAATTGTTTTATATCCATCTTTGTGACAAAATAGAAGCACAAAAACTCTATAGTGTTTTCAGCATTGAGGCATTTTATAGTCTATACAGTTCTGTAGCTTAATCCTATTGCCTCATAAATCGGAGGAGCCTTGTATATAACGATAACGAAAAATCTTCTGCAAAACAAGGATGTCTCTGATGCTAAGTGGATCTGTGTGTTTGAG from the Emys orbicularis isolate rEmyOrb1 chromosome 23, rEmyOrb1.hap1, whole genome shotgun sequence genome contains:
- the MTF1 gene encoding metal regulatory transcription factor 1, translated to MGENSPDDSIHYYEVEEDELTQDDKMMRFVDKNGLVPSSSGTIYDRTTVLIEQDHGTLEDDEDEGQCGDHLPFLPEGHEEGFHLIADHEGMSQGYVQHIISPDQIHLTINPGSTPMPRNIEGATLTLQSECPETKRKEVKRYQCTFEGCPRTYSTAGNLRTHQKTHRGEYTFVCNQQGCGKAFLTSYSLKIHVRVHTKEKPFECDVQGCEKAFNTLYRLKAHQRLHTGKTFNCESEGCSKYFTTLSDLRKHIRTHTGEKPFRCDHDGCGKAFAASHHLKTHVRTHTGERPFFCPSNGCEKTFSTQYSLKSHMKGHEKGHLYNALPNNNVSEDTNHSLCLSDLSLISTDSELRENSNTTHGRDLSTISPASIFESMFQSPDHTANQEDSQQTAALIESFNGDADSVTTVQPSVGDSASLSLPLVLQLGISEPSHPALQTSAPPPAPTSIGTSSQQAAFGNPATILQSPEVPVPHSTQFAASHQDFLPHTQTPPQPIVQGLSVVAGASAPAASSATEPLPAVVQSVPVGANSVLTSNPTITITPSQSTAILQSSIVMGEQNLQWILNGANGSPQNQEQMPQVPKVEKVFFTTTLPVAGNTGNSVQQIGLSVPVIIIKQEEACQCQCACRDSAKEKATSKKGCSSPDPKTLEQPTLQLQPQTFPSSSSSSSCEPTGQMANPADSQTETLSAIDVSDFLSLQSPETPSNLIPIEALLQGEEEIGLNSSFSK